The sequence below is a genomic window from Halomonas halophila.
GCGGATCTTCTGCAGCGCCTGGGTGGCCTTGCCGTGGGGCTTCAGGGGATTGCCATCGACCTCCAGCTCGCCCTGCTGGAACTCCTCCAGGCCGTTGATGCAGCGGATCAGGGTCGACTTGCCGGAGCCGCTGGCACCGATGATCACCACCACCTCGCCGGGAGTGACCTCGAGATCGATGTTCTTCAGCACGTGCAGGTCGCCGAAGGACTTGTTGAGCTTCTCCATGCGGACGATGCGCTCGCCGCCGGAGGGGGACGTCGGTTGGTTCATGTGCGTGTCTTCCTTCATTGTCCGACCAGGCCCTTGCGCTCGAGCAGGCGCAGCGCCGCCGAGAGCGACAGAGTGATGACCAGGTACAGCATGGCCACCATCAGATAGACCTCCAGGGCGTTGAAGGTGGTGGCGATATAGACCTGGCCCTGGCGGACCAGCTCGCCCACGCCGATCACCGAGAACAGTGAGGTGTCCTTGATGCTGATGATGCCTTGGTTGCCGAGCGACGGGATCATGCGTCGCAGCGCCTGGGGCCAGATGATGTAGCGGAAGGTCTGGCGCCGGGACAGGCCCAGCGACAGCCCCGCCTCGCGCTGGCCGCGCTCGATGGACTGCACGCCGCCGCGGACGATCTCCGAGATATAGGCGCCGGAATTGACCGCGATGGCGGCGATGCCGGCCACCAGGGCGTTGATGGGGCCGCCGAGCAGCTGCGGCAGGCCATAGAAGATGAACAGCACCTGCACCAGCACCGGCGTGCCGCGGAAGACCTCGATGTAGGCCACCGCGGGCACTCGCAGCCAGCGCGACGGGCTGATGCGCAGCAGGCCGAACAGGATGCCGATCAGGAAACCGATCGCCAGGCCGGCGAAGGAGATCAGCAGCGTATAGGGAATCCCCGTGAGCAGATGGGGAATGGAGGCGAAGGCCGCCTGCCAGTCGAATTGAAAGGTGACGTCCACGTGGGAACTCCGTCAGGATGCGCAGGAGAGTGACGAGCCGAAATGCAACGGGGCCGGGTCATGTGACCCGACCCCGTTCAGGCGTTGGGCGACGATTACTCGCCGCTGGCGCTGCCGAACCACTTGCTGTGGATCTCGTCGTAGGTGCCGTCTTCCTTCATCGAGGCCAGGGCCTCGTTGACGGGCTCGACCCAGTCGCTGCCCTTGACCAGCACGATGCCGTACTGCTGGCCCTCGTAGAGCGGGCCGACGACCTTGGCTCGGCCCTCGCCCTGGGTCTGGGAGAAGTAGCCGACGTTGGGCGCATCGTAGAAGACCGCGTCGACGCTGCCGCCGAGCAGCGCCATGTACATGTCGCTGGAGCCCGGATAGGGGGTGATGTCGGCGTCGTCGCCCAGGTTCTCCTGGAGATAGTCGTAGCTGGTGGAGCCGATCTTGGTGCCGACCGACTTGCCTTCCAGGTCCTCGATGGACTGGATGCTGTCGTCGTCGGCGTTGACCAGCAGGCGCAGGCCGCTGTCGTAGTAGGGATCGGAGAAGTCGACGATCTCGGCGCGTTCGTCGGTGATGGTGATGCCGGCGATGGCGATGTCGACGTTACCGGTCTGGACGGCGGGGATGATGCCGTTGAAGTCCATGGTGCGCAGGTTGTACTCGAACCCGGCCCGCTCGGCGACTTCGGCGACGATGTCCATGTCGAAGCCGACCATCTGGCCGGTTTCCTGGTCCATCATCTCGAAGGGCACAAAGCTCGGGTCGGTGACGACGTCCAGGGTCTCCTGGGCGTGGGCCGAGGTGGCGAGGCCCAGGGCGAGACAGGACGCCAGCGAGGCGACCGTGAATTGACGCTTCATGTGCTTCTCCATTGGAGTGATTTGTTGTGGAGTACAAATCAACCATGGCGAGTTGCCGTGAGAGCGTCAAGTCTCGGCAAATGTTGCGGCGGGGCTGGTCGTCAACGCTGCGGATCAGACCATGAAGGAGGCGCCACAGCCGCAGGTGGTGGTGGCGTTGGGGTTCTGGATCAGGAAGCGCGCGCCGGCCAGACCTTCCTCGTAGTCGACCGTGGAGCCGACCAGGTACTGGTAGGAGAGCGGGTCGACCACCAGCGCCACGTCGCCGAACTCGATCAGGGTGTCGTCGTCGGCGATGTCCTCGGCGAGGTCGAAGCCGTACTGGAAGCCGGAGCAGCCGCCGCCGGTCACGTAGACCCTCAGCGTGAGCCCGGACTTGCCTTCCGCCTCGCCGAGGGCCTTGAGACGGGCCTTGGCGCTGTCGGAGAGCAGCAGAGGGGTAGGAACGAAGGATGCGGCACCGCTCATGGGTGACCTCCCCGGAAATCGATGAATGTCGTGCAGGACGACGATTATCCATAACCCTTAGCAAAAGGGTCAACTATTGAGGAGGGAGCCCTGCCCCCGGCGCGATGGCGACGGGGGCAGGCGATGGCCTCAGGGCATCATCGCCGGGGCGTCGAGGCCGGCGAACTCGTCGAGGCCGAACATCAGGTTGAGGTTGTGCACGGCCTGGCCGGAGGCGCCCTTGACCAGGTTGTCGATCACCGAGAGCACCACCACGGTGTCGCCGTCGCCGGGGCGATGCACGGCCATCCGGCAGACGTTGGCGCCCTTGACGCTGCGCGTCTCGGGGTGGCTGCCCGCGGGCATGACGTCGACGAAGGGCTCGTCGGCGAAGCGCTGCTCGAACAGCGCCTGCAGGTCGCCCGGCTCGCCTTGCAGGCGGCCGTAGAGGGTGGCGTGGATGCCGCGGATCATCGGCGTCAGGTGCGGCACGAAGGTCAGGCCCACCGGGCCGTTCGCGGCGTCGCCCAGGCCCTGGCGGATCTCGGGCAGGTGACGGTGGCCGGAGGCGCCGTAGGCCTTCATCGATTCGCTGGCCTCGGCCAGCAGCGACGGCACCTTGGCGCCGCGGCCGGCGCCGGTGACGCCGGACTTGCAGTCGGCGATCACGTGATCGGCGTCGATCAGGCCGGCCTCCAGCAGCGGCAGCAGGCCGAGCTGCACGGCGGTGGGGTAGCAACCGGGCACGGCGATCAGGCGCGCCTGGCGAATCCGCTCGCGGTTCACCTCGGGCAGGCCGTAGACAGCCTCCTCGAGCAGTTCGGGCGCGCCGTGGGGCTGGCCGTACCAGGCGGCCCACTCGTCGGCGTCGCGCAGGCGGAAGTCGGCCGACAGGTCGATGACCCGGGTGCCGCGCTCGAGCAGATCAAAGGCCAGGGCGTGGGCCACGCCGTGGGGCGTAGCGAAGAACACCGCATCGCAGGCCGCCAGGCGCGCCGGATCGGGCTCGCTGAAGCGCAGCTCGTCGTAGTGGCCGCGCAGGTTGGGATACAGTTCGCTGACCCCGAGCCCGGCCTCGCTGCGCGAGGTGATGGCCTCGACGCTGACCTCCGGGTGGCGAGCCAGCAACCTGAGCAGTTCGACGCCGGTATAACCGGTGCCGCCGACGATTCCGACCTTGATCACGATGGGGCTCCTCGATGGTGGACGCTGGGACCTGAGTGGGAGGATATGATACACAAGAGGAAGGGCTCCCACCCAGCCTCGCAGGGGCCAGGGTTGAAATAGGGGCCGGGGTCTAACAGGAAGGACACCTTGCCGCGTTTTCCACTTCCCCGCTTCAGTCTCGATCGTTTCCGCCGCCAGCTGGCCAGCGTGGATGCACTGCCCCAGCTCTGCGTGCTGGGACTGGTGTCCGGCCTGATCACCGGCGGTCTGATGGTGCTGTTCCGCCTGGCGCTCCAGCTGGGCGCCATGATCTTCCTGCCCGGTGGCAATCCCGAGAACTTCGAGGCGCTGTCGCCGCTGACGCGTGCCCTGCTGCCACTGCTGGCGGTGACGCTGATCGGTGCCTGGCTATGGTGGTTGCGGCCCGCCGGCCGACAGATCGGCATCGCCCACGTGATCGAGCGACTGACCTACCATCAGGGGCGCTTCCCGGTGCGCAACTGGTTCACCCAATGGTGGGTGGGCCTGATCTCGGTGCTGGGCGGGCTCTCGGCGGGGCGCGAAGGGCCTGCCATTCATCTGGGCGCGGCGGCCTGCAGCGGACTCGGCCAGCGCCTGCGCCTGCCGCACAACAGCCTGCGCGTGCTGGTGGCCTGCGGCACCGCGGCGGGCATCTCGGCCTCGTTCCATACGCCGGTCGCCGGGGTCATCTTCGCCATGGAAGTGGTGATGATGGAGTACACCATCACCGGCTTCATGCCGGTGATCCTGGCCTCGACCATGGGCGCCGTGGTCTCCCAGGCGGTGTTCGGCTTCGAGCTGCCCTTCGAGGGCACCGGTCTCGCCCTGGGGTCGCTGCTCAACCTGCCCTGGATCGTGCTGAGCGCACTGGGCATCGGCCTGCTGGCCGGCGGTTTCGTGCGCGTGGCGCGTGCCGGCGACCGCCTCAAGCGCGTGCCCTTCGCGCTGCGCTTCGCGCTGGCCGGCGGCGTGGTCGGCGCCATGGCCTGGTGGTACCCCCAGGTGCAGGGCATGGGCTACGACACCCTGGGGCTGACCATCGGCGGCTCGCTGAGCCTCGACGTGCTGCTGGCGGTCGCCATCGGCAAGCTGCTGATCACCGCCTTCACCGTGGCCTGCGGCATCCCGGTGAGCATCATCGGCCCGGTGGTGGTGGCCGGTGGAGCGGCCGGTGCCCTGTGCGGCCTGCTCGGTGCCCAGCTGCTGCCGGATCTTGCCGCCGGCCCCGCCGTCTACGCCATGCTGGGCATGGCCGCGATGATGGGGGCCGTGTTGCAGGCGCCGCTGGCGGCGCTGATGGCGCTGCTGGAGCTGACCCATAACCCCAACCTGATCCTGCCCGGCATGCTGGCGGTGGTGGTGGCCGGTCTGACGTCGCGTCAGCTGTGCGGCTGCGACGGCTTTTTCATCAGCGTGACCCGCCACGGCCTGCATCCGCTGCAGCAGCCGCTGATGCAGGCCCTCAGCCGGGTCTCGGTGCCGGCGGTGATGGAGCGCGATCTGGTACGCTCGCGCCGTCGGGTGACCCTCGACCAGGCCAGTGCCCTGCTCGTGGCGAAGCCGGTGTGGATCGTGATCGAGCGCTCCAGCGATGCCAAGCCGACCCTGGCGCTGAAGGCGGCCGACCTGGCGCGCTGGATGCTCGAACACGACGAGACCGACAAGCTGATCGACAAGGAGGGCCGCCTGGACCTGCTGGAGATCCCCGGGCAGCGCCTCGACCTGGCACCGATCCACCTGCAGGCGACGCTCTCCGAGGCCTTCTTGCGGCTCAACACCAAGCATGCCGACGCCCTCTACGTGGAGCACGGGCATCGGCCGAAGCAGAAGCGGATTTCCGGTATCATCACCCGCGACGCCATCGAGCGTTACTATCGCTACAGCGATGCATCCCCCGGCTAGGAGTCGACATGTACCTCTGGATCAAGGCCCTGCACCTGGTGGCCGTGGTGACCTGGTTCGCCGCCCTGTTCTATCTGCCGCGCCTGTATGTCTACCACGCCATGGCCCGGGATCGCGGCGAGTCCCAGGCCATCGAGTATTTCAAGACCATGGAGCGCAAGCTCTACCGGGGCATCATGACGCCCTCGATGATCGCCGTGCTGGTGTTCGGCGGCGGGCTGCTGGCGCTGAATCCGGGCTGGCTGTCTCAGGGCTGGATGCATGCCAAGCTGACCCTGGTGGCGGCGCTGGTGGCCTATCATCACGTGTGCCTGATCTATCTCAAGCAGTTCGCCGACGGTCGCTGCAGCCGCAGCCATCGCTACTTTCGGATCTTCAACGAGCTGCCGGTACTCGCCCTGTTGGCGATCGTCCTGCTCGCCGTGCTGAAGCCGTTCTGATGACAGGGGATGCGCAGACTCACCCCCATCTGCCGGCGGTACTGGTGCTGGCCGGCCACGATCCCACCGGCGGCGCCGGCCTGGTGGCCGACAGCGAGGCGGTGGCCGCCTGCGGCGGCTGGGCGCTGACCGTGCCCACGGCGTTGACGGTGCAGAACTGCCGCGACGTCGGCGCCGTGCAGCCGGTGGACGGCGTGCTGATCCGCGACGCCGCCGCGGCGCTGGAGGACATCGAGATCGCCGCCATCAAGGTCGGCCTGCTGGCCTCCGAGGCGGCCCTCGACGCGGTGGTGGAGATCATCCAGCGCCGGCCGGGCGTGCCGGTGGTGGTCGACCCGGTGCTCAGGGCCGGCGGCGGGCATGAGTTGTCCACACCCACCTTGATCGAGACCTTTCGCCGGCGCCTGCTTCCCCTTGTGGATATCCTGACGCCCAATCGCCGGGAGCTGGGCCGACTGGCCGGTGGCGCCTGCGCCGACGACACCGAGCGTGCGGTCGAACTGATGCACCTGGGCTGCCAGGCGGTGCTGGTCACCGGTACCGACGATCCCGAGGAGCGGGTGCCCGCGGGGCGGGTACGGCACACCCTGCACGTGCCGGACGGCGATCGCCAGTGGACCTGGACGCGGCTGCCAGGCGTGTTTCACGGCTCCGGCTGCACCCTGGCGTCGTCGCTGGCGGCGCGGCTGGCCCAGGGAGAATCGCTGGTGGCGGCCTGCGAGCAGGCCCAGGCCTACACCTGGCAGACGCTGTCCCATGGCTGGCGCCCGGGTCACGACGACGGCGACGATCAGTGGCTGCCGAGGCGCCTGTGGCGGCTGCCGGTGGCTCGCTTCGAGCAGGACGCCTAGGCGCCGGACTGGTCATCCACGACCCAAGCATCGAGAATGAGGCCATGACCGAGACATCTTCGCGGGGATTGAGCGACGTTCACCGGGGAATCACCGCTCGCCCAGAGATTGTCCAGAGATTTATCCACAAGCCGAACGCCGTGACCGCGCGGCTCCGGCGTGATGCGACGCTTACTTTCAACAGCTAATGAGGTTGACATGACCACATCCGCCCAGCTCTTCGAACGGGCCTGCCGCCATATTCCCGGAGGCGTGAATTCGCCGGTGCGTGCCTTCAAGGGCCTGGAACGTCCGCCGGTGTTCATGGAGCGGGCGCAGGGCGCCTACCTGTTCGACGTAGAGGGCAAGCGCTATGTGGACTACGTCGGTTCCTGGGGGCCGATGATCACCGGCCATGCCGACCCGGAGGTACTCGGCGCGGTGCGCGAGCGCCTCGACAGCGGCCTCTCCTTCGGCACGCCCACGGCCATCGAGACCACCATGGCCGACCTGATCTGCGAGATGATCCCCAGCATCGAGATGGTGCGCATGGTCAACTCCGGCACCGAGGCCACCATGTCGGCGATCCGCCTGGCCCGCGGCTATACCGGACGCGACAAGATCGTGAAGTTCGAGGGCAACTACCATGGCCACTCCGACTCGCTGCTGGTCAAGGCCGGCTCCGGTGCCCTGACCCACGGCGAGCCCAGCTCGCCGGGCGTGCCGGCGGCCCTGGCCGAGCACACCGTGACCCTGTCGTACAACGATCCGGATGCGGTCGAGCAGTGCTTCGAGGAGATCGGCGACCAGGTGGCCTGCATCATCGTCGAGCCGGTGGCCGGCAACATGAACTGCATTCCGCCGCAGCCCGGCTTCCTCGAGACCCTGCGCCGGGTCTGCGATCGCCATGAGAGCGTGCTGATCTTCGACGAGGTGATGACCGGCTTCCGCGTCGCCATGGGCGGTGCCCAGGCGCATTACGGCGTCGAGCCCGACCTGACCTGCCTGGGCAAGATCGTCGGCGGCGGCATGCCGGTGGGCGCTTTCGGCGGCCGCCGCGGCATCATGGAGAACATCTCGCCGCTGGGGCCCGTCTATCAGGCCGGTACCCTGGCGGGCAATCCACTGGCTATGGCGGCGGGCATCGCCCTGCTCACCAAGCTGCGCGAGCCGGGCTTCCACGACGCTCTCAGCCAGCGCGTCGAGACCCTGTGCCACGGCCTCCAGGAGCGGGCCGATGCCGCCGGCATCGACATGATCACCCAACAGGCCGGTGGCATGTTCGGCGTCTTCTTCACCGGGCAGAGCCGGGTCGATAACTTCGCCCAGGCCACCGCCTGCGACGGCGACGCCTTCCGCCGCTTCTTCGCCAGCATGCTCGAGCAGGGCGTCTACATGGCGCCCTCCGCCTTCGAGGCCGGTTTCATGTCCAGCGCCCATGCGCCCGAGGACATCCAGCTGACCCTGGACGCGGCCGAGGTGGCCTTCGCCGCCATGCGCCAGGACTGACGGCACCCGACAAGACCGCGTGAACGGAGAAGAACGATGAACCAGCGACACGCCCCCGGAAGTCCGACCCGAGATGTCACCCTGGAGACGCTGGTCGAGCGCCTGAGCGCCTGGCATGCCGATCACGCCACCGACGAGGCCACGCCCCTGCATGAGGCCGTTCAGCGGCGCGTGGCCGCCGAGACGCAGGCCCTGACGGCGCTGATCGTCGCCGACGAAGACCGCCAGCGACTGCAGGCCCTGAGTCGCTGGCTGGAGGAGAACCTGTCCCGCTTGGCGCCCGTCTTCAAGACGCGCGAGGCCCGGCGGCTGCCGCGCAGCTGGGCCTGCGAGCACCCTGACAGCCGGCTGCTGGACGAGGGGCGCGTGGTGATGGTCAATGCCATCGATCGCGACCTTCAGAGCCACGGCGCCGAGGTCGTCCAGGATCCGGCCGCGGACCTGGCCTCGCTGCTGGTGGGGCTCGAGGTGCGTGACGAGTCGCGGCTGGCACGGCTGGCGCTGGACGGGTACCTGCGGCTCAGCGGCGACTACCAGGCCGCCCGGCTGCTGTCGGTGTTCCGGGTGCTCGAGTGCCTGGCCGGCGCGCGTCGCGCCCTGCGTCGGTTGGAGGCGGCCGAGGGCGACGACGAGCGCCCTGCCCTGCTGGCGGAGACCATGGGCGCCTGCCGCCGCTATCTGGAGCTGGCGGAACGGCACGCGGAGTTCCGCTTTCCGCCGCTGGTCATCGGCGTCGGGGTGTCGGGCAGTGGCAAGAGCCGCTTCACCCGCAACCTGGTGACTCGCCTGGGCGCGGTGCGGGTGGCGTCACATGCTGAGCGGCGTCGCCTGCATGGACTTTCTCCACAGGCGGTGGAGGGCGAAGCGCCTGTGGGTATCTTCGATGCCTCGACCACCGAGCGTACCTATCAGCGGCTGGCGCAGTGTGCCGGCCACCTGCTGGATGCCGGCCTGCCGGCCTGCATCGACGCGACCTGCCTGACCCAGGCGCAGCGTGACTGGCTGCGGCATCAGGCCGAGAGCCGGGGGCTGCCGGTGCTGCTGGTCAGCTTCGAGGCGGATCAGGCGACCCTGACGCGTCGCATCACCAAGCGGGCCGGACGCCATGGCGTGACCGCGGAGGAAGGTCTCGCGGTGCTGTCGCATCAGCAGGCGGCCTTCGAACCCTTCTCCGACGAGGAACGCTTCCACCTCGTGCGGCTGGACACGACGGCGGACAACGCCGGCGAAACGCTGGCCGGGCTGATCCAGGAGCATATGCACTGGAGCTGAAGTGCCTGCCGAGACCGGCTACCAGGGCCGGTCTCTCCATGCTTTCTTCCCCATCTTCTCCCTTACTTCTCCTTCTCACGCGTTCCCGAGTGTTACGTCGGCTTGGCATACCGCCCTGCGGTTCGGTGTTAGCTGATACGACATAATATATTGAAAATCAGGGATAAATATTGAGGCGTGACGACAGTGTCAAGACTGAAACAGGTTTGTACCTAATATGTTTCAATATGTTAAAGCACTGTTTTTAAATATTTTATCCTCGCATGGCCACTTCAGGCACGGAGTCACTGTTTCATCAGCCTGACACTCCGCTCGGCAATATCCCGCCATTGCCTTGCCTGCCTCTCCCCATACCCGACGCCTTCCGATTTCTTCGTCCGCACTATCAGAAGGTTACTGAAAGTTGGCACGTCCCGTGCTCTAGGTTTCATGCCTGCGAGTGGGATCTTCAAGGGTTCAAGAGAGACCTCCGGCTCAGCAGGCCGTGACACCGACGCCGGCAGCGATCCGAGGATCGTCCGGCAAGACGCAAGGGATTCTGTCGAATCGAACGGGAGTGTGATCATGAGTACCAAAGCATATGCAATCGCGGGAACTTCCCTGCTGGCGCTGGTCATGGCGATTTCCACTGCCCAGGCCAACCCGACCGCCAATGGCGACGATGCCTTCCAGTTTGTGGCTTCTGACGCCACTGCAAACGCTGGGGATGGTGGTAACAGCGCCGGTGGTGACGGCAACGGTTTTGGCGCGAGCTCTGCTAACGCCAACGGTACCGGCACCGGCGTAGGCGCCCTTCTGGGCTATGGTGAGGGTAAAGGTGAAGGCGGCAAAGCCGAGTCTTCTGGCTTCGGCTATGGCTCCGGCGGTAACGGTGGCCCGGCCGGCGACGGTGGCGATGCCTGGGCCATGAGCGAGTCCTACAACACCGCCATCAGCGTGATCTCCGAGCAGCAGATGAATTCCGTTGTCATCGGGGACTCCATCAGCGTCCGTGGCGCTCGTGGTGCCCGTGGGGCAGCGGGTGGTGAAGGCGGCATCAACGCGGCCGTCAGCGTCGGCGCCGGTCTTGGCGGCGATGGTGGTGACGGTGACGGTGACGATGGTGGTGACGCCGGCGCCCTGGGTCTGGGGGCCGCGGAAGGCGGTGATGGAGTCGGTGCCGGCATCGGGCTGGGTGCCGGTGAAGGTGGCGATTCCGGTGCTGGCGCCCTCTCCGCGTCTGGCAACAGCGATGGCGATGCGACCGGAACCGGGATCGGTGCGCTGCTCGGTCTGGGTCTTGGGACCGCAGATAACTCTGGTGACCAGACTGCCAAAGCCGGTTCCACTGACGCCGATTCCACCGCTGGGGACGGCAGTGGCACCGGGCTCGGTGCCGGCTCAGGCACCGGTGGTGACGGCAGTGCTGGCGGCTGGGCCGGTGCGGTGGCCGGTGACGGCGGCAGCGGCTACGGCGGCGGCGGCGGCGGCGGCAAAGGCGTCGGCGGCGATGCCTATGCCGCAGGGGCCCATGGCGGCGCCGGTGGCAACGGGGGCAACGGCGGCGCAGCCGTCCTGCGCACCGGCGCTTCCAGCATCTCCGTGGCGGCCGGAGGCGTCTACGGCGGCGTGTCCAACATGAACAGCTCCAGCGGGTTCTACAACTCGCAGCTGTCCGGCACCAGCATCTCCGCCCACAGCGGCGTGAGCATCGGCAACTGATGGCTCGGGCCTCGCGAGAGGCCCGTTTGCCCAATCGGGAACTGGCGGACGAGGTTCCGCCAGTTCCTTCACTGTCCGTTTATAGTCAGTGGAGGCAGAGCGATGAAAGGTTCAGTGCAGTGGCTCGCCGCGGGTGCCATCATATTGTCTGCCGGCATGGCGTCGAGCCTGCAGGCCGACGATGCCCGAATGACCGACGGCTTCGGGTCGATGCAGGAAGTCTCGACGGATGTTCTGGAGCAGGCACGGGGTCGAGACGTCAACGTGCATCTCGACCAGGTAACGGTTCAGAGCATTCAGGACATGCAAGCCATCAGCGCCGGATCGAGCTTCAAGGTGGTCAACGGCGACATGGTGACAGGCAATATCACCTTCGAAGGCGGTTCGATGGGCCATTACAGCGGTACCGGCATCTTCAACAACGTGACCGGGAATGCCAATGCGATCAACAACGCCATCGGTATCAGTGTCTATATCGCCAACCCATGAACGACACCCCAAACGGTGGTAATAGTGCCGTTCGGTGTCAGGGGGCTCGATCATGCGTAAGCAGCTGAAAGGCGCTGCCCTGTTCGTCGTCATGATGCTGTCGGCGTCCGAGTCGTTCATTCCGCCTGCCGAGGCGGGAACGGTGAGAATTTCCAATCCCTTCGGCCACTTCGAGGTCGAAGCCAAGAGTCTGGCGGAGCTCAGCTGGGAAGGTGTCGTGCGCCAGCAGTATGACTACAGCTGTGGATCCGCGGCCGTTGCCACCCTGATGACCTACCACTATGACCGCCCCACCACCGAGGGCGAGGTCTTCGAGGCCATGATCCGTCGTGGAGATCGTGAGCAGATCGAGACCTACGGCTTCTCCATGCTGGACATGAAGCGCTTCCTGGATGACAGGGGGCTCAATGCCGATGGCTTCGAGATCGCATTGGATGACTTTATCCGCATCGGCGTTCCGGCCATTACGCTGGTCAATACCGGGGGGTACAAGCACTTCGTGGTCGTCAAGGGAATGGATGCCGACAACGTGCTGGTGGGCGATCCGGCAGCCGGAACGGTCGTGGTGCCCAAGGATATCTTCGAGACGTTATGGAGCAACAAGGTGCTCGGTGTACGCAACGAAATCGAGGTGGCACGAGCGAACTTCAACAGTGAACGGGACTGGCGCGTGCGGCCCCCCTCGCCGATCGAGTCAGGGGTTCAGCGCACCAGCGTGGGATCGTATCTGCTGACACTGCCGGGCGCCAACGAGCTGGGTAGGTGATGATCTCGCAGGAGTGACCAACCATGAGCATGCAGCATGCAGGAAATGTGATGGGGGGAAGCCGGTGGAGAGGCTGCCGGCGGGGCATCAGCCTCCTGGTAGCGTCGGTTTCTTTGGCGATGGCGTCGGCATCCCCGGCCGCGACATCACCGTCCGGCATCCTGTCGGCGGGAACGCACGATATTTACTACCGAGGGGAAGTATTGCCTGAGGAAGGCATGGCAGAGCTTCGTGGCGGCTTTCGGCTGGCGGGGATGGAACTGAACTTCGGCGCCAAGCTGACCACGGCCATCAATGAACGGGTTCGTTACATCACTCAAGTGGCCTTCGACAATGCCGGCGCCAGGGTGCTGTCCAGTACGCTGGAGCAGTCGGGCACCGATACCGTGACCCAGGTGGGTGGGCCCGGTGGCGTCGATGCGGCGAGTATCGGCGGCAAGATCGACCTCACCGGGCTTTCCGATTTTTCCGGTGTCCTGATGAGCGATGGCAAGGGGGGGATGACGGCGGCGCTGCACAATATCACGCGCGATGCGATCGTCAGCAGCCTGTCGACGACTGCCAGCGGGCAGAGCATCAGTAACGATATCGACGTCAGCGTGCAGGTCATGAATATCGGCGAGATGCGCTCTTTCCGCCAGCGAGGTGCGATTCTCAACTCGCTGCAGGGGATTCTTCCCCGCTGATTGATAGAACGATACACAAACAAGGCTGCCCGCTCGGGCAGCCTTTTCTCGTTAGGCAATGTCTGAAAACTGTCTGCGCTCGGCTATACGGCGTTAAAAATCAGCTCGGGCGCGAGTCCGATCAAAATGCTTATTTACAGCTCGTAAACTCCGCTTTTTCACTGATTTTTGCCT
It includes:
- the hemL gene encoding glutamate-1-semialdehyde 2,1-aminomutase; translated protein: MTTSAQLFERACRHIPGGVNSPVRAFKGLERPPVFMERAQGAYLFDVEGKRYVDYVGSWGPMITGHADPEVLGAVRERLDSGLSFGTPTAIETTMADLICEMIPSIEMVRMVNSGTEATMSAIRLARGYTGRDKIVKFEGNYHGHSDSLLVKAGSGALTHGEPSSPGVPAALAEHTVTLSYNDPDAVEQCFEEIGDQVACIIVEPVAGNMNCIPPQPGFLETLRRVCDRHESVLIFDEVMTGFRVAMGGAQAHYGVEPDLTCLGKIVGGGMPVGAFGGRRGIMENISPLGPVYQAGTLAGNPLAMAAGIALLTKLREPGFHDALSQRVETLCHGLQERADAAGIDMITQQAGGMFGVFFTGQSRVDNFAQATACDGDAFRRFFASMLEQGVYMAPSAFEAGFMSSAHAPEDIQLTLDAAEVAFAAMRQD
- a CDS encoding AAA family ATPase, with the translated sequence MNQRHAPGSPTRDVTLETLVERLSAWHADHATDEATPLHEAVQRRVAAETQALTALIVADEDRQRLQALSRWLEENLSRLAPVFKTREARRLPRSWACEHPDSRLLDEGRVVMVNAIDRDLQSHGAEVVQDPAADLASLLVGLEVRDESRLARLALDGYLRLSGDYQAARLLSVFRVLECLAGARRALRRLEAAEGDDERPALLAETMGACRRYLELAERHAEFRFPPLVIGVGVSGSGKSRFTRNLVTRLGAVRVASHAERRRLHGLSPQAVEGEAPVGIFDASTTERTYQRLAQCAGHLLDAGLPACIDATCLTQAQRDWLRHQAESRGLPVLLVSFEADQATLTRRITKRAGRHGVTAEEGLAVLSHQQAAFEPFSDEERFHLVRLDTTADNAGETLAGLIQEHMHWS
- a CDS encoding C39 family peptidase, with translation MRKQLKGAALFVVMMLSASESFIPPAEAGTVRISNPFGHFEVEAKSLAELSWEGVVRQQYDYSCGSAAVATLMTYHYDRPTTEGEVFEAMIRRGDREQIETYGFSMLDMKRFLDDRGLNADGFEIALDDFIRIGVPAITLVNTGGYKHFVVVKGMDADNVLVGDPAAGTVVVPKDIFETLWSNKVLGVRNEIEVARANFNSERDWRVRPPSPIESGVQRTSVGSYLLTLPGANELGR